From a single Bacteroidia bacterium genomic region:
- a CDS encoding TonB-dependent receptor produces the protein MYLKFFICLICVFTVALPGVNGQSEKVDTAKYLLNDVVITGQHAPLRASRSTFRIQVIDRRRIEAQAANTLDDLMRSELNTLMSNDPVMGSVMQLQGVSGENVKILIDGVPVVGRLGGELDLSQLPLNQVERIEVVEGPMSVEYGTNALAGVINLITRKSNEAAWSANLTAYEATAGPGISPSEGFHNYSGDVFLKKGSHQLSLGGGRNFFGGSVADAGERPPLWNPKRQLFGSGSYGWENKDLRMRLTGDYFDELLILKGAVAGIYRPYALDENYQTLRANIKIHGDWKISEKSSFSALAAFSDYNRFKTVIRKDLVSLDTTELPAQAGHDGFQAIMSRGTFSHRFAGANLSLQTGYDVNAETATGGKILAGRRNIEDYAIFSSAEYQPVTRLVLRPGVRFSHNSLYPAPVAPSLHVKYSLNPQWTLRTSYARGFRAPSLRELYFEFIDVNHNITGNPGLQAEYSHNFQLSANWQKLSGETLWKAEVAAFYNAIRDKIELAFTGVSDISLTYFNLEKLNTAGGQVLLSWQKSGLKLEVGTALLGRQTFIANFSLQPPVNVSSNSTFRFSWQIPRSQMTIAGFYKYNGPVQGFRNQGNEESPELVTTRISGYHMADVTVERSWWNQRISTSAGVKNLFNVTNVNATGSGGAHSGGNGAAIALGRSFFIRLNLKLEKDETD, from the coding sequence ATGTATCTGAAGTTTTTCATTTGCCTTATTTGCGTTTTTACAGTTGCGCTGCCCGGTGTGAATGGCCAGTCTGAAAAGGTTGATACCGCAAAGTATCTCCTCAACGATGTGGTCATCACCGGGCAACACGCGCCTTTGCGGGCCAGTCGTTCTACATTTCGTATTCAGGTGATCGACCGCAGGCGAATAGAGGCGCAGGCCGCCAATACCCTTGATGACCTCATGCGCTCGGAACTCAATACGTTGATGTCCAACGACCCGGTTATGGGTTCGGTCATGCAGCTTCAGGGTGTCTCGGGGGAAAATGTAAAAATTCTCATCGATGGGGTACCTGTTGTAGGAAGACTGGGGGGCGAACTCGACCTCAGCCAGCTTCCGCTCAATCAGGTGGAGCGAATAGAAGTGGTGGAAGGCCCTATGTCAGTCGAATATGGCACAAATGCCCTCGCAGGGGTGATCAACCTCATTACCCGGAAATCCAATGAAGCTGCCTGGTCAGCAAATCTTACCGCGTATGAAGCAACTGCCGGACCGGGAATTTCTCCATCCGAAGGTTTCCACAATTACAGCGGCGATGTATTTCTCAAAAAAGGCAGCCATCAGCTTTCATTAGGCGGCGGGAGAAATTTTTTCGGAGGTAGTGTAGCCGATGCAGGCGAAAGGCCTCCCTTGTGGAATCCCAAAAGGCAGTTGTTTGGTTCGGGAAGCTACGGATGGGAAAATAAAGATTTACGCATGCGGCTTACGGGAGACTACTTTGATGAACTGCTGATCCTCAAAGGTGCAGTTGCCGGAATCTACCGTCCCTACGCCCTGGATGAAAATTATCAGACCCTTCGTGCCAATATCAAAATTCACGGTGACTGGAAGATTTCGGAAAAAAGCAGCTTTTCCGCTTTGGCGGCATTTTCGGATTACAACCGTTTCAAAACGGTGATCCGAAAAGATCTGGTCAGCCTGGACACAACCGAACTCCCCGCACAGGCCGGACACGACGGCTTTCAGGCGATCATGAGCCGGGGCACATTTTCACATCGGTTTGCGGGTGCAAATTTGTCTCTGCAAACCGGTTATGATGTCAACGCCGAAACCGCTACTGGTGGGAAAATTTTGGCAGGAAGACGAAATATCGAGGATTACGCGATCTTTTCCAGTGCAGAATATCAGCCTGTTACCCGGCTCGTTTTGCGCCCAGGTGTGCGTTTTTCTCATAACTCGCTGTATCCCGCACCTGTGGCTCCTTCGCTCCATGTCAAATATTCTCTGAACCCTCAGTGGACATTGCGTACCTCTTATGCCAGGGGATTTCGCGCTCCCTCGCTGCGGGAGCTGTACTTCGAATTTATCGATGTAAACCACAACATCACCGGTAATCCCGGCCTGCAAGCGGAGTATTCACACAATTTTCAGCTGTCCGCCAATTGGCAGAAACTATCAGGTGAAACCCTGTGGAAAGCAGAAGTCGCTGCGTTTTATAATGCCATACGCGATAAAATCGAACTGGCATTTACCGGCGTAAGCGATATTTCCCTCACTTATTTTAATCTGGAAAAGCTCAATACTGCCGGCGGACAAGTATTATTGTCCTGGCAAAAAAGCGGGCTTAAACTTGAAGTCGGAACGGCACTGTTGGGGCGTCAGACATTTATTGCAAACTTTTCTCTTCAGCCACCGGTAAACGTTTCCTCCAATTCCACCTTCCGGTTCAGTTGGCAGATTCCTCGCTCGCAAATGACGATCGCAGGTTTCTACAAATACAATGGCCCTGTTCAGGGATTCCGAAATCAGGGAAATGAGGAAAGCCCGGAGCTTGTCACCACACGAATTTCAGGTTATCATATGGCAGATGTAACCGTGGAGAGAAGCTGGTGGAATCAGCGGATTTCGACCAGTGCAGGCGTCAAAAACCTGTTTAATGTGACGAATGTAAACGCCACTGGTTCGGGCGGTGCACATAGCGGAGGAAACGGCGCAGCGATAGCTTTGGGTCGCAGTTTTTTCATCAGACTCAATCTCAAACTGGAAAAAGATGAAACGGACTAA
- a CDS encoding T9SS type A sorting domain-containing protein: MKRIYILFNLILLFFIQFAFAQETVSVSPGYTQESFYSLANGVVKSSPGDNWDLAFQISGFAAAIRVNTAKGLKLKKVPNADATVWATLDTAGYASWPFQYDSDQSWEAGAFNLGVEPGNDFDLGWGVYNPINHHVIGDSLYLLAFADGSVKKIKIDNLISGIYTFTHANLDGSAETTSTLKKSDFTDRLFGYYSFAGDSTLDREPAATDWDLRFAKYLGLLAPGVYYPVSGVLSNNGVEIAELHQVDLNTVSIADTAGLTFSAAISTIGYDWKSYNMTANVWVIEDSLTYFVKALDGEIYELTFTGFGGAQTGDFTFTKTNLTTALDPQEGLFYSVGLFPNPASDQFTLVFEPKNNTRIGISLTDLSGKNIYQTPSQNYYGLQQITFNTQGLPAGIYLVRMESSAGSVVRKVVIR, from the coding sequence ATGAAACGCATTTATATTCTGTTTAACCTGATTCTCCTGTTTTTTATTCAGTTTGCCTTTGCTCAGGAAACGGTTTCTGTTAGTCCTGGCTATACTCAGGAAAGTTTTTACAGTCTGGCAAATGGGGTGGTGAAATCTTCGCCCGGCGATAACTGGGATCTCGCTTTTCAGATTAGCGGGTTTGCCGCAGCCATTCGTGTCAATACCGCCAAAGGCCTGAAATTGAAAAAAGTACCCAATGCAGATGCTACCGTATGGGCTACGCTTGATACTGCAGGCTATGCTTCATGGCCCTTTCAGTATGACTCAGATCAGTCCTGGGAAGCTGGTGCATTTAACCTCGGGGTAGAACCCGGCAATGACTTTGACCTGGGCTGGGGTGTTTACAATCCGATCAATCACCATGTCATTGGCGATTCGTTGTACCTTCTCGCCTTTGCCGATGGCTCAGTGAAGAAAATAAAGATTGATAATCTTATTTCGGGTATTTATACATTTACCCACGCCAACCTCGACGGCTCTGCCGAAACGACTTCCACACTCAAAAAATCGGACTTTACTGACCGGCTTTTTGGATATTATTCATTTGCCGGAGACAGTACCCTCGACCGCGAACCGGCTGCTACAGACTGGGATCTGCGTTTTGCCAAATACCTGGGGCTGCTTGCGCCTGGTGTTTATTATCCGGTTTCTGGTGTCCTCTCCAACAACGGAGTAGAAATCGCCGAACTTCATCAGGTGGATCTGAATACTGTCAGTATTGCTGATACAGCCGGTCTGACTTTCTCTGCCGCTATCTCAACCATTGGCTATGACTGGAAGTCGTATAATATGACTGCCAATGTATGGGTGATTGAGGATTCTCTTACCTATTTCGTAAAAGCGCTGGACGGGGAAATTTACGAACTGACTTTTACCGGGTTTGGCGGCGCTCAGACCGGTGATTTTACATTTACCAAAACCAACCTCACTACGGCACTTGACCCGCAGGAAGGGTTATTCTACTCAGTAGGGCTGTTTCCCAACCCGGCTTCTGACCAATTTACGCTGGTATTTGAGCCCAAAAACAATACCCGTATCGGTATTTCCCTGACTGATCTTTCCGGAAAAAATATTTATCAGACCCCATCTCAAAACTACTATGGCCTTCAGCAGATAACATTCAACACTCAGGGACTGCCTGCCGGTATTTATCTGGTCAGAATGGAATCCTCGGCCGGTTCAGTTGTCCGCAAGGTGGTTATCCGGTAA
- a CDS encoding AraC family transcriptional regulator encodes MNVSFFVPVDQKNNEKNRVDFIRLDEDIALVKVNNTSGDMVKIRGELDPNLIQFYFCTAGGAEFSFHHGAYVRNLEAENAFLFYNPTSPLPHDLNIGPNTRLLALFVSVKKLHQLFVRDSDELSFLNNENITKKFYGSRPISTALSMVIEPLYHFQISEAAKNLYYRGKVFEILSMYFSREDEKVADNCPFLLDEQNVEKIRLAKKILLERMSEPPALPELAREVGLNEYQLKVGFKNIYGNTVYKFLTDYRMDQSKKMLDTGGFRVNEVSSNIGFANPSHFIAAFRKKFGITPKKYLQFIGK; translated from the coding sequence ATGAATGTATCATTTTTTGTCCCTGTAGATCAAAAAAATAACGAAAAAAATCGAGTAGATTTTATCAGATTGGATGAAGACATTGCCCTCGTAAAGGTGAATAATACATCTGGCGATATGGTAAAGATTCGCGGTGAGCTCGATCCCAATCTTATTCAGTTTTATTTCTGTACAGCGGGCGGGGCCGAATTTTCCTTTCACCATGGTGCTTACGTAAGAAATCTTGAAGCGGAAAATGCCTTTCTGTTTTACAATCCCACCAGCCCGTTGCCACATGATCTTAATATCGGACCAAATACAAGGCTTCTGGCTTTATTTGTGAGTGTCAAAAAACTACATCAGCTGTTTGTGAGGGATTCGGACGAATTGTCTTTCCTCAACAATGAAAATATCACCAAAAAGTTTTACGGTTCGCGCCCTATTTCCACGGCACTTTCCATGGTCATTGAGCCGCTCTATCATTTCCAGATTTCAGAGGCAGCCAAAAATCTGTACTACCGGGGAAAAGTGTTTGAGATATTGAGCATGTACTTTAGCAGGGAAGACGAAAAAGTTGCTGACAACTGTCCGTTTCTACTGGATGAGCAAAATGTGGAGAAAATTCGCCTGGCAAAGAAGATCCTGCTGGAGCGAATGAGCGAGCCGCCAGCGTTACCTGAACTTGCCCGGGAGGTGGGGTTAAATGAGTATCAGTTGAAGGTAGGATTTAAGAATATCTATGGAAACACGGTGTATAAATTTCTTACCGATTACCGCATGGACCAATCAAAAAAAATGCTTGACACTGGTGGTTTTCGGGTCAATGAGGTAAGTTCAAACATCGGCTTTGCCAACCCCAGCCACTTTATTGCAGCCTTCAGGAAAAAGTTTGGGATCACGCCCAAGAAGTATTTACAGTTTATCGGGAAGTAA
- a CDS encoding sodium:solute symporter, translating to MNPTLTLAVIGAYFGLLFLISWFTGKNASEKTFFTADRNSPWYLVAFGMIGASLSGVTFISVPGAVGTGQWAYMQMVIGYLLGYFVIATVLLPLYYRLNLTSIYGYLDERFGMSSYKSGAVLFIVSRIVGSSLRLYLVVIVLQLAVFDYFGIPFGITTFLSIALIYIYTFRGGIKTIVWTDTLQTFFLLAGAGLAVYFIADDLNLGFLSLVEKVSENPHSKIFFWEWGPANNFFKQFFSGAFIAIVMTGLDQDMMQKNLTCRSLPDAQKNMFWFSITLVLANLLFMSLGVLLYIYGNETGIVHEVFDGNCLIQVKDAVSGEMICRKTDQLFPLLSLNYLGPVAGIVFILGIIAAAYSSADSTLTALTTSFCVDILNFEKREDGEWKKRTRQYVHIGFSFVMFLAILIFKAMSDDAVINEIFKLAGYTYGPLLGLFAFGLFTEWKVRDRWVPLICIAAPVLSYAIQAISPSLGYSFGFEILLLNGALTFAGLMALRENV from the coding sequence ATGAATCCAACACTTACGCTGGCTGTTATCGGGGCCTATTTTGGCTTATTGTTTCTGATTTCCTGGTTTACAGGAAAAAATGCAAGCGAAAAAACCTTCTTTACTGCCGACCGCAATTCGCCCTGGTATCTCGTTGCTTTTGGTATGATTGGGGCCTCTCTGTCGGGTGTGACTTTTATTTCTGTCCCGGGGGCTGTCGGCACGGGGCAATGGGCATATATGCAGATGGTGATTGGTTATCTGCTGGGGTATTTTGTCATCGCAACGGTACTTCTCCCGCTCTACTACCGGCTTAACCTCACTTCCATTTATGGGTATCTGGATGAGCGGTTTGGAATGAGTTCGTATAAATCGGGGGCCGTATTGTTTATCGTGTCGCGTATCGTAGGCTCCAGCCTCCGGCTTTATCTGGTAGTCATTGTATTGCAACTGGCGGTATTCGACTATTTTGGGATTCCATTTGGCATCACCACTTTTCTCTCCATTGCGCTGATCTATATTTATACTTTTCGGGGAGGCATAAAAACGATCGTCTGGACAGATACGCTTCAGACTTTTTTCCTGCTTGCTGGTGCCGGGCTGGCAGTGTATTTTATCGCAGACGATCTGAACCTGGGCTTCCTTTCACTTGTGGAAAAGGTTTCTGAGAATCCACATTCGAAGATATTTTTCTGGGAATGGGGCCCTGCCAATAATTTTTTTAAACAGTTTTTCAGCGGTGCATTTATCGCCATTGTAATGACGGGCCTGGACCAGGATATGATGCAAAAAAACCTGACTTGCCGATCTTTGCCCGATGCACAAAAAAATATGTTCTGGTTTTCTATTACGCTTGTACTCGCCAATCTGCTTTTTATGAGCCTTGGTGTACTGCTGTACATTTACGGAAATGAGACGGGAATTGTACACGAGGTATTTGATGGAAATTGTCTCATTCAGGTAAAAGATGCAGTTTCGGGGGAAATGATCTGCCGCAAAACGGATCAGTTATTTCCACTGCTTTCGCTCAACTATCTGGGGCCTGTGGCCGGAATTGTTTTTATCCTTGGGATTATTGCGGCGGCCTATTCGAGTGCCGACTCGACACTTACCGCGCTTACAACTTCTTTTTGTGTCGATATTCTCAACTTTGAAAAACGGGAAGACGGTGAATGGAAAAAACGTACCCGTCAGTATGTACACATCGGTTTTTCATTTGTAATGTTTCTCGCCATTCTGATATTTAAGGCGATGAGCGACGATGCGGTCATCAATGAGATATTTAAACTTGCTGGCTACACCTATGGCCCGCTGCTGGGGCTGTTTGCGTTTGGTCTGTTTACCGAATGGAAGGTTCGCGACCGTTGGGTGCCATTGATTTGTATTGCCGCTCCTGTGCTGAGCTATGCGATTCAGGCGATAAGCCCGTCACTGGGCTACAGTTTTGGTTTTGAGATTCTCCTGCTCAATGGGGCATTGACTTTCGCCGGACTGATGGCGTTGAGAGAGAATGTGTGA
- a CDS encoding glycosyltransferase family 2 protein: MDKEQDYTLPAVYVIIPAYNEEESISRVVRDIPAALVREVVVVSNGSTDATETNAALAGATVLREERKGYGYACLKGLAYLAEKRGEEKPEIVVFLDGDYSDYPEEMPMLTGPIVDEGYDMVIGSRELGNREKGSMMPQQVFGNWLATTLIRLLYRVNFSDLGPFRAITWDALQKINMQDQTFGWTVEMQVKAAKLKMKCLDVPVKYRRRIGVSKVTGTIKGTIMAGYKILWTIFKLI, from the coding sequence ATGGATAAAGAACAAGATTACACTTTGCCTGCTGTTTATGTTATTATTCCCGCTTATAATGAGGAGGAGTCCATATCCAGGGTAGTCCGTGATATTCCGGCCGCGCTTGTGCGCGAAGTAGTGGTTGTCAGCAATGGTTCGACGGATGCTACAGAAACAAATGCTGCGCTTGCAGGTGCTACCGTGCTAAGAGAAGAACGCAAGGGGTATGGTTATGCATGTTTGAAAGGATTGGCCTATCTTGCGGAAAAACGCGGAGAAGAAAAACCAGAAATTGTCGTTTTTCTGGATGGAGATTATTCTGATTATCCGGAGGAAATGCCTATGTTGACAGGTCCGATCGTAGATGAAGGGTATGATATGGTAATTGGCTCACGGGAATTGGGGAACCGGGAAAAAGGCTCCATGATGCCGCAGCAGGTTTTTGGCAACTGGCTGGCGACGACGCTGATCAGGCTGCTCTACCGGGTAAATTTTTCCGACCTGGGGCCTTTCCGGGCGATCACGTGGGATGCCTTGCAGAAAATCAATATGCAGGATCAGACTTTTGGATGGACGGTAGAGATGCAGGTAAAGGCCGCCAAACTCAAGATGAAATGCCTCGATGTCCCGGTAAAATATCGCCGTCGCATCGGCGTTTCGAAGGTTACAGGAACCATTAAAGGCACGATTATGGCCGGATACAAAATACTCTGGACAATTTTCAAATTGATTTAA
- a CDS encoding glycosyltransferase family 2 protein has translation MTVLEQIFEYIVLGLYGLSMMLIVAYSLGQFHLVVTFIRNRKKYQPELPLTGNDNLPFVTVQLPVYNELYVVERLLEAIAAFDYPADRFEIQLLDDSDDESFEVAARKVAGMKARGLQIEHIRRPTRTGFKAGALAYGMEFAKGEFIAIFDADFLPRPSYLRAALANFTDPNIGVVQARWEHINRSYSMFTEAQAFHLDAHFTIEQFSRDKGGFYINFNGTAGIWRKTCIIDAGGWEADTLTEDLDLSYRAQIRGWKFCYVDEIGTPAELPAEMGAIKSQQYRWMKGGAEVARKMLGRLWASEASVVRKLHGTLHLLSSSVFILVLIMGITSVPMLYIKHELLNGSIGLLMLPIAGLMFCFVVLGFMYVVTFTRREGGIKAGLKRFAIHYIPFLSFSMGLALHNSLAVIQGYRGKKTPFIRTPKFNLINRADTWRNVKYKTRKVKPEVWGEFLMAAYFGLGIWMSFYFNDFAVLPFFLMQAAGFAAVSVFSFRHAGR, from the coding sequence ATGACTGTGTTGGAGCAAATCTTTGAATATATCGTACTTGGTCTTTACGGGCTATCCATGATGCTGATTGTGGCGTATAGTCTTGGTCAGTTTCACCTGGTGGTAACTTTTATTCGTAACAGGAAAAAATATCAGCCAGAATTGCCGCTTACGGGCAATGACAACCTTCCTTTTGTAACCGTTCAGCTTCCTGTTTACAATGAATTGTACGTCGTCGAGCGACTGCTGGAAGCCATTGCGGCCTTTGATTATCCGGCGGATCGATTTGAAATCCAGTTGCTGGATGATTCTGACGACGAGTCATTTGAAGTTGCGGCCAGGAAGGTCGCCGGGATGAAAGCCAGAGGCCTGCAGATCGAACATATCCGCCGCCCAACCCGGACAGGGTTTAAGGCCGGCGCGCTTGCGTACGGGATGGAATTCGCCAAAGGCGAGTTTATCGCTATCTTTGATGCCGATTTTCTGCCTCGCCCCAGCTACCTCCGCGCCGCACTTGCCAATTTTACCGATCCCAATATCGGTGTTGTTCAGGCGCGCTGGGAACATATCAACCGCAGTTATTCAATGTTTACCGAGGCGCAGGCTTTCCACCTCGATGCACATTTTACGATTGAACAGTTTAGCCGGGACAAGGGAGGATTTTACATAAACTTCAACGGTACTGCCGGGATATGGCGGAAAACATGTATCATCGACGCAGGGGGTTGGGAAGCCGATACCCTGACCGAAGATCTTGATCTGAGTTACCGGGCGCAGATTCGCGGCTGGAAGTTTTGTTATGTCGATGAAATCGGTACACCCGCAGAGCTACCGGCAGAAATGGGCGCGATCAAATCACAGCAATACCGGTGGATGAAGGGGGGAGCTGAGGTCGCCCGCAAGATGTTGGGGAGGCTCTGGGCTTCAGAGGCATCGGTCGTGCGCAAACTTCACGGAACCCTTCATTTGCTTAGCAGTTCGGTATTTATTCTTGTGCTGATTATGGGAATAACCAGCGTACCGATGCTTTACATCAAACACGAATTGCTAAACGGAAGCATTGGGCTGCTGATGTTACCCATTGCAGGGTTAATGTTTTGTTTTGTGGTACTTGGGTTTATGTATGTGGTGACATTCACCCGAAGAGAGGGGGGGATAAAGGCCGGGCTAAAACGGTTTGCCATTCACTATATTCCTTTCCTTTCATTTTCGATGGGGCTGGCACTTCACAATTCGCTCGCAGTCATTCAAGGGTATCGCGGAAAAAAGACGCCATTTATCCGCACCCCCAAGTTTAACCTGATCAACCGCGCAGATACCTGGAGAAACGTGAAATACAAAACGCGGAAAGTCAAACCCGAAGTGTGGGGCGAGTTTTTGATGGCAGCGTATTTCGGGCTGGGAATATGGATGTCTTTTTACTTCAACGACTTTGCGGTTTTACCCTTTTTCCTGATGCAGGCTGCAGGTTTTGCAGCGGTAAGTGTATTTAGCTTCAGGCATGCGGGGAGGTGA
- a CDS encoding putative DNA binding domain-containing protein encodes MALAININELIHGGVIEWERLEFKQGWNPKDVLHTLCAFANDLNNWGGGYIIVGIAENNGRPVLPVEGLNPAQIDRIQGEIIGLGHRITPQYLPLIQPYVFHGKHILVLYAPAGDTRPYSAPEDLSERGLQNRFFYIRSGSRTIKAQGDNLRRLQELTARIPFDDRVSQTANRNDLSLGLIRDFLHEVKSDLAEESTQMPFADLCKQMNIVRGPEELLRPVNAGLMFFSPEPHRFFERAWIEVVVRKDEAGKDFDEKYFKGPLHIQLRNALDYIRTNIITERIKKVTGKAEAQRVYNFPYDAVEEALSNAVFHKSYETGQPIEVQIWADKIEILSFPGPVPPVNAKILAENRRIVARDYRNRRVGDFLKELHLTEGRGTGIPAIYQAMHNNTSPTPVFETDADCTYFLTVIPVHPLFIPTGYDQDNDYVNDQDNDYVNEGGQDYNITYTRRVLTFALTPKSKAEILARLGYKNHFDNYRRYIAPLIENHWLEMTIPDKPSSRNQKYLTTDEGREILQNERQSR; translated from the coding sequence ATGGCATTGGCAATAAACATAAATGAATTAATTCACGGAGGCGTGATCGAATGGGAAAGGCTGGAGTTTAAGCAGGGCTGGAATCCTAAAGATGTACTTCATACGCTTTGCGCTTTTGCCAACGATCTGAACAACTGGGGGGGCGGATATATCATTGTTGGTATTGCCGAAAACAATGGCAGGCCGGTTCTGCCGGTTGAAGGTCTTAACCCCGCACAAATAGACCGTATTCAGGGTGAAATTATCGGACTAGGACACAGAATTACTCCCCAATATCTGCCCCTCATACAGCCTTACGTTTTCCATGGTAAACATATCCTGGTTCTTTATGCCCCGGCAGGAGATACGCGGCCTTATTCCGCCCCGGAAGACCTAAGTGAGCGGGGACTGCAAAACAGATTTTTTTATATCAGAAGTGGTTCGCGCACGATCAAAGCACAGGGAGATAACCTCCGTCGGCTTCAGGAACTGACTGCCCGAATCCCGTTTGATGACAGGGTTAGCCAGACAGCCAATCGCAATGACCTCAGCCTTGGTCTGATTCGCGATTTTTTGCATGAAGTAAAAAGCGATCTGGCCGAAGAAAGCACCCAAATGCCATTTGCAGATCTTTGTAAACAGATGAATATTGTCAGGGGACCAGAAGAACTGCTAAGGCCGGTAAATGCTGGGTTGATGTTTTTTTCCCCGGAGCCGCATCGTTTTTTCGAAAGAGCATGGATTGAAGTAGTAGTTCGTAAGGATGAAGCAGGCAAGGATTTTGACGAAAAATATTTCAAAGGGCCCCTCCATATCCAACTTCGCAATGCTTTAGATTATATCAGAACTAATATTATTACAGAAAGAATCAAAAAAGTTACAGGAAAGGCAGAAGCACAACGAGTCTATAATTTTCCTTATGATGCTGTAGAAGAGGCGTTATCCAATGCGGTATTCCATAAGAGTTATGAAACCGGCCAGCCAATCGAAGTGCAGATATGGGCAGATAAAATTGAAATTCTGAGTTTTCCCGGGCCGGTTCCACCCGTAAATGCTAAAATACTCGCAGAAAACAGACGAATTGTGGCACGAGATTATCGCAACCGCAGGGTAGGCGATTTCCTGAAAGAACTTCATCTTACGGAAGGCAGGGGAACCGGGATTCCTGCAATTTATCAGGCGATGCATAACAATACCTCTCCTACGCCCGTATTTGAAACCGATGCAGACTGTACCTATTTTTTGACAGTGATTCCCGTTCACCCGCTATTTATCCCAACGGGTTACGACCAGGATAACGACTATGTCAACGACCAGGATAACGACTATGTGAATGAAGGCGGGCAGGATTACAATATTACGTACACCCGAAGGGTGCTGACTTTTGCCCTGACTCCCAAATCAAAGGCCGAAATACTTGCCAGGCTGGGGTATAAAAACCATTTTGACAACTATCGACGCTACATTGCACCGCTGATTGAAAACCACTGGCTGGAAATGACCATTCCCGACAAACCCTCCAGCCGCAATCAGAAATATCTAACTACAGACGAGGGGCGGGAAATTCTCCAAAACGAACGTCAATCTCGCTGA
- a CDS encoding thymidine kinase, which produces MFIEVNSANRKTGWVEVVCGSMFSGKTEELIRRLRRAQIANQKVEIFKPVLDSRYAADKIVSHDRNSIHSTPVAHSSEILPLAVNVEVVGIDEAQFFDEELPMAVRALANRGVRVIVAGLDMDFRGKPFGPMPYLLAMAEFVTKVHAICQVCGSLANYSYRLADNDATVLLGEKDAYEPRCRKCYFLGDHATDENPAAHP; this is translated from the coding sequence ATGTTTATCGAAGTGAATTCTGCAAACAGAAAGACCGGCTGGGTCGAAGTTGTATGCGGCAGTATGTTTTCCGGTAAAACCGAAGAGCTGATACGCCGGCTTCGCCGCGCGCAAATTGCCAACCAAAAGGTGGAAATATTTAAGCCTGTACTGGACTCCCGGTATGCAGCTGATAAAATCGTCTCCCACGACCGAAATTCTATTCACTCGACTCCCGTGGCGCATTCCTCCGAAATCCTCCCCCTTGCTGTCAACGTCGAAGTAGTAGGCATTGATGAAGCGCAGTTTTTTGATGAAGAACTGCCGATGGCTGTCAGAGCCCTCGCCAACCGCGGTGTAAGAGTCATCGTCGCAGGCCTCGATATGGACTTCCGGGGGAAACCCTTCGGCCCTATGCCCTATCTCCTCGCTATGGCGGAGTTTGTAACCAAAGTCCACGCCATCTGCCAGGTTTGCGGAAGCCTTGCCAATTACTCCTACCGCCTTGCTGACAACGATGCCACCGTATTGCTCGGAGAAAAAGATGCCTATGAACCCCGGTGCAGAAAGTGTTATTTTCTGGGTGATCATGCTACGGATGAAAACCCGGCAGCTCATCCCTGA
- the rnc gene encoding ribonuclease III — MISPRQFYNLYLSKEKDFVREILEISGFVPKEIFLYRLAVTHSSSLNNSYKKDEKNAAVAKGCNERLEFLGDSILDAVIAEYLFKIYPLKDEGFLTEMRSKIVNRKSLNIISKQLHIDNIIQHRQSGIVNESMYGDALEAFIGAIYLDLGYNKTIRFIYNRIIDPYIHLQKVESQVISYKNKLIEHVQKAKMGLLLFEVIGENGDGRNKTFRIQAKVGQKVLGVGEGKNKKSAEQRASEDALNKLHVTENHSN; from the coding sequence ATGATTTCACCCAGGCAGTTCTATAATCTATATCTCTCTAAGGAAAAAGACTTCGTTCGGGAGATTCTTGAAATTTCCGGATTCGTTCCGAAGGAAATTTTCCTCTATCGGCTTGCTGTTACGCATAGCTCGTCTCTTAATAACTCCTATAAAAAAGACGAAAAGAATGCCGCTGTCGCCAAAGGCTGTAATGAACGCCTGGAGTTCCTCGGTGATTCTATTCTCGATGCCGTCATTGCTGAATATTTGTTTAAAATCTATCCGCTGAAAGATGAGGGGTTTCTGACCGAAATGCGCTCCAAAATTGTAAACCGCAAATCCCTCAATATCATCTCCAAACAACTCCATATCGATAATATCATTCAACACCGCCAGTCTGGAATTGTCAACGAATCTATGTACGGCGATGCGCTGGAAGCTTTTATCGGTGCTATTTACCTCGACCTCGGCTATAATAAAACCATACGGTTTATCTACAACCGGATCATTGACCCCTATATCCATCTCCAAAAAGTGGAAAGCCAGGTTATCAGCTACAAAAATAAGCTGATCGAACATGTGCAAAAGGCCAAAATGGGGCTGCTCCTGTTTGAAGTAATCGGTGAAAACGGAGATGGCCGCAACAAAACTTTCCGTATCCAGGCGAAAGTCGGTCAAAAAGTGCTGGGAGTCGGTGAGGGGAAAAATAAAAAATCTGCAGAACAACGTGCCTCTGAAGATGCCCTCAACAAACTCCATGTAACGGAAAATCACAGCAATTGA